In the genome of Paenibacillus pabuli, the window GCTTGACATTATGCTTCCCGACGGCAGCGGACTGGAGCTCTGCTCCAAGATCCGCGAATACGGGAACCCGTATATACTGTTCCTGACAGCCAAGGCGTCCGATCTCGATATTCTAAAAGGCTTCGCCATGGGTGGGGATGATTATATCACCAAGCCCTTCAACCCCCTGGAGGTAGCCGCAAGAATACAAGCGCGCATACGCCGGTTGGAGCCGGAAGCCCTGGCGTCCGGTTCTGCGAAGCATCCCGATGCGGGAATTTACCGGTTCGGCCGCTTTACCATCAACGAGGCGGAGGGCGAGCTGACCGTAGAGGGACAGCCCGTTCCTTGCCCTGCACAGGTTTTCCAGCTATTACTGCACTTCTGCAGACATCCCGGAATCGTATTCTCCAAAACCCAGCTCTACGACAATGTCTGGGGGATCAACGGACAGGG includes:
- a CDS encoding response regulator transcription factor: MSNLSAIKIAIVDDEPSMITMLQMVLRREGFHQLYGASTCTEALSLVQRVVPDIVLLDIMLPDGSGLELCSKIREYGNPYILFLTAKASDLDILKGFAMGGDDYITKPFNPLEVAARIQARIRRLEPEALASGSAKHPDAGIYRFGRFTINEAEGELTVEGQPVPCPAQVFQLLLHFCRHPGIVFSKTQLYDNVWGINGQGDDSTVMVHIRRIRERIELDPGNPKLLLTVRGLGYKLVKEPEER